GGAAAGCGACCGTCGTGAGTTTCTTTATCGCTGGGTTTGTGGGCGCGTTAGCCTTAAGCGTCGGGTTGGATATGGGAATGAAATCGCAAGCTGCGACGAAGCCCGATTTGATTGTGTCACGTGTGTGGTTATCATCCGAAATGTTAAAGGATGGAGATTCCGTGAATATCCTCGCGGATGTGAAAAATCAGAAAGGCGGCACCGCCGGAGCTTCTTTTGTCCGCTTTTGCGTAGATAACAGTAATTGTCTCAATTCCATCACAGGGAGGATAGGAGATGATCAAGAAATCTCATCTCTTGCCTGGGATAAATCAACTCAAGTTTTACAAGCGTGGCAAGCAGTCGCCGGTAGTCACACCATTACAGTTTGCGCTGATGTTGATAAAGAGGTATCAGAATCAAATGAAAAAAATAATTGTAAAAATACTAATATAACAGTGAATTCACGCTGGCCTGATCTCATTACGCGAGATATTACTATCTATGGGGATACTGTGGCGGGGGATCTCACTTCTTTTGGGGGCGTTGTGGAAAATCAAGGGGGGATTGATGCAAGTGAATTTGCTGTGCGTTTTTGCATTGATAATGCGAATTGTCTTAATAGCACCGCGGGAAGAGTGGGAAGCGAGGACTTAATATTTTATAGTGGGCTTAAAGCTGGGGAGACGGAACATCGCTCGAGTGATTTTTGGATTGCGACTCTTGGCGAGCATACTGTTTACTACTGTGCCGATGTGATAGGAGTTATTGGGGAGGCAGATGAGAATAATAATTGCACGAGCACAAACATTACGGTAGGTCCTGGTGTTGATCTCCTCTCTTCTCATGTTACCATGGTAGAGAGCGGACCTTTCAAGGCGGGTGATGGTCTCCACTTTAAGGGTAATGTGAAAAATCAAGGCACTGCCGACTCCGGCTCCGGCTCTTTCTACACCCGTTTCTGCGTGGACAATAGCAATTGTTTGAATGCTAACACCGGACAGGTGGGCGAAGAGGAATACGTGAGTTCCTTAAGCGTTGGTCAGAGCATGAGCCAGGAATCTGATTATTGGGTAGCCACCATTGGTTCACACACGGTGTATCTCTGCGCTGATGTGAACAAGACAGTGGGCGAGTCGGATGAGAGCAATAACTGCGGGAGTTATAGTTTTACGGTGAGCGAGGCCCAAAAAGTGGATTTGATTTCCCAAAATGTTACTACCGTGGAGAGTGGACCGTACTACTCCGGCAATGCCCTCCACTTTAAGGGCAGTGTGAAGAATCAAGGCACCACTGCCTCGGGAAGTTTCTCTACACGCTTCTGCGTGGACAATAGCAATTGTTTGAATGCGAATACCGGCCGGGTAGGTGAAGAGGAATATGTAAATACCTTAAGCGCCGGCCAGACCGTAAACCAGGAGTCTGATTATTGGGTGGCGACCGTCGGTTCGCATACCGTGTACCTCTGCGCGGATGTGGGGAAGACCGTCAGCGAGAGCAGTGAGAGCAATAATTGTGGGAGTTATGCGTTTACGGTGAGTGAGGCTCAACAAGCGGATTTGATTCCCCAAAATATCACCCTCTCAAACCCTAACCCTTTCAAAAACGAGAAAATTTCTTTCTCTGGGGTGGTAAAGAATAACGGCAATGCAAGCGCCGGCTCTTCCTCCTCCCGTTTCTGCGTGGATAATTCCAATTGCCTTAATACTACGACGGGCAGAGTTGGCTACAATATCACTATCTCTTCGCTTTCCGCGGGTGGGAGCACTTCTGTGACCTCCAGCCAATGGACTGCGACGCTTGGGACGCATACCGCGTATCTCTGCACTGATGTGACCAAGGTGGTCACTGAATCCAGTGAAGGGAACAATTGTATCAGTGTGCCTTTTACAGTAACCACTGCGCCGTTAGAATAAAGCGCGTAAAAAAGTAGTGCAAAGCCAGGCTCTCAAGAGTCTGGCTTTCGTTTTTTCAGCATCGTTTCCTCCTAGATAGCAATTTCGTGAATTTGTGGTAGATTTATCAGATAAAATACAAGATAAACTACCGTGTAATTCCCGATCGAACCTATCGCAGTAAGGACTGCGATAATCCAAATCGAGAATTTTTTCTCCATCGTTTCTCTCACGGCAATTCCCATGAGTATGGCAATTGCGTTGATAAAGAAAAAATGGAGCGTGAGGGTGAAGGGCACCCTCACAAAAAGCGAAGCCGTGAACAGACCACACGAACAGATCTGTCCAAAGGCGACCCAACCGAGGCAGAGGATTAACTTATCGCCTCGGAACTTCTCTAGCCGCAGGGGCAGTGCCATGATGTCCTCCAGAGAAATTAGAAATATTTGAATTGTGGTTTATTTTGACACTTTCAACATAGTCTTCCTGTAGTGGAAGTCAAGTGAAAAACGACGATGTATCAATGTGGGAATGTATGGTACAATTGAGGCATTAATCTTAACACATCTATATGAAGCATTTTTCACTTCGAGCGTGGTATGCTTTTTTTGTTGTCTGCGCGCTTGGCTTTGCTC
This window of the Patescibacteria group bacterium genome carries:
- a CDS encoding CARDB domain-containing protein, yielding MAFNHVSQNRPVDQAIKESQKKLSLFSLISKGQVKVWKATVVSFFIAGFVGALALSVGLDMGMKSQAATKPDLIVSRVWLSSEMLKDGDSVNILADVKNQKGGTAGASFVRFCVDNSNCLNSITGRIGDDQEISSLAWDKSTQVLQAWQAVAGSHTITVCADVDKEVSESNEKNNCKNTNITVNSRWPDLITRDITIYGDTVAGDLTSFGGVVENQGGIDASEFAVRFCIDNANCLNSTAGRVGSEDLIFYSGLKAGETEHRSSDFWIATLGEHTVYYCADVIGVIGEADENNNCTSTNITVGPGVDLLSSHVTMVESGPFKAGDGLHFKGNVKNQGTADSGSGSFYTRFCVDNSNCLNANTGQVGEEEYVSSLSVGQSMSQESDYWVATIGSHTVYLCADVNKTVGESDESNNCGSYSFTVSEAQKVDLISQNVTTVESGPYYSGNALHFKGSVKNQGTTASGSFSTRFCVDNSNCLNANTGRVGEEEYVNTLSAGQTVNQESDYWVATVGSHTVYLCADVGKTVSESSESNNCGSYAFTVSEAQQADLIPQNITLSNPNPFKNEKISFSGVVKNNGNASAGSSSSRFCVDNSNCLNTTTGRVGYNITISSLSAGGSTSVTSSQWTATLGTHTAYLCTDVTKVVTESSEGNNCISVPFTVTTAPLE